From one Rhopalosiphum padi isolate XX-2018 chromosome 2, ASM2088224v1, whole genome shotgun sequence genomic stretch:
- the LOC132919173 gene encoding proteasome subunit beta type-7-like, with product MALNYSSINDDEAFSFRNLERNVKIEKMGLKMPSFRKTGTTIVGVTTRDCVILAADTRATSDTIVMEKNCEKIHYIGKYMHCCGAGTAADTMQVTRMVSANVSLQAFKFPDEMVPVAFAARSLRQYLFKYMGYVSAALILGGIDNSGAHLYSIYPHGSIDKLPYISMGSGSMAAISELESRWNENLTEEEGMKLACDAILGGVFNDLGSGSNVDLCVIKKDGTRMLRNYLTPNKKPATAKYVYPAGLTKVLCKSEIKFQIAEETVMEVDA from the exons ATGGCTTTGAACTACAGTTCCATCAACGACGACGAAGCATTTTCGTTCCGGAATCTTGAaag aaatgtaaaaattgaaaaaatgggACTCAAAATGCCGAGTTTCCGAAAAACTGGTACTACAATTGTAGGAGTAACTACTCGTGATTGTGTTATTTTGGCTGCCGATACTCGCGCTACTTCTGATACAATAGTTAtggaaaaaaattgtgaaaaaatcCATTATATTGGAAAATACATGCA ttGCTGTGGTGCCGGTACAGCAGCAGACACTATGCAAGTTACTCGCATGGTATCTGCCAATGTTTCCTTGCAAGCATTCAAGTTTCCAGATGAAATGGTTCCTGTTGCATTTGCTGCTAGGTCACTTCGTCAGTATCTTTTCAAATACATG gGATATGTTTCAGCCGCTTTGATTTTAGGTGGCATTGATAATAGTGGTGCACATTTATACTCAATTTATCCTCATGGTTCAATTGATAAATTGCCTTACATATCTATGGGGTCAGGAAGTATGGCTGCCATTTCAGAACTTGAAAGTCGCTGGAATGAAAATCTAAca gaAGAAGAAGGAATGAAACTGGCATGTGATGCTATTTTGGGTGGTGTATTTAATGATCTTGGTTCTGGAAGTAATGTAGACCTTTGTGTCATCAAAAAAGATGGTACCCGTATGCTTAGAAACTATCTGACACCCAATAAGAAACCAGCTac tgccAAATATGTCTATCCAGCTGGTTTGACCAAAGTATTATGcaaaagtgaaataaaattcCAAATTGCAGAAGAAACTGTCATGGAAGTTGATgcttaa
- the LOC132919172 gene encoding large ribosomal subunit protein uL2m has product MSVSFLAPSLRFSVFDPTKLKTIHSVFFNVVRHKWNFTHMELPSPKSRNFRREIEWPEKYTVKPLNNKHLAGRDPISGRVVVKGLGGGIKQKYHWVDLKRFGPTGEHDAPRIDRVLEIMDCGCRTAKVALVGCGTNLKYIIATVNMKPGDMLVTSGYIPRIPVNPNEGDAYPLGALSKGTKVHCIEKMPGEGAHYVMTAGSTATILRQVDDRVIIQLPSKLQVSLSKHCMASIGQISNANHFKEHIGSPNRNRELGNRPRSGLWQRKTGRFGRKIRPPPPLKIITELAPKKLEKVTLELSALF; this is encoded by the exons ATGTCTGTGTCATTTTTAGCGCCGTCTTTGCGTTTCTCTGTATTTGATCCTACGAAGTTGAAGACCATACATtcggttttttttaatgtggtgAGGCACAAGTGGAATTTCACACATATGGAGTTGCCTAGTCCGAAATCTAGAAATTTTAGACGGGAAATCGAATGGCCCGAAAAGTACACCGTGAAACCATTGAATAATAAACACTTGGCAGGCCGAGATCCTATCTCtg gcCGAGTCGTTGTCAAGGGCTTGGGTGGTGGTATCAAACAGAAATATCATTGGGTAGATTTAAAACGTTTTGGACCGACTGGTGAACATGATGCTCCTCGAATTGACCGTGTTTTGGAGATAATGGACTGTGGCTGTCGAACAGCTAAAGTGGCGTTGGTCGGTTGTGGCACAAATTTAAAGTACATTATTGCAACTGTTAATATGAAACCTGGAGATATGTTGGTCACATCTGGTTACATTCCTCGCATTCCAG ttAATCCAAATGAAGGAGATGCATATCCTCTCGGTGCATTATCTAAGGGAACAAAAGTACACTGTATTGAAAAAATGCCAGGCGAAGGTGCTCATTATGTAATGACTGCTGGATCAACAGCTACTATATTGAGACAAGTTGATGACAGAGTTATTATCCAATTGCCATCAAAATTACAAGTGTCACTTTCCAAACATTGTATGGCATCGATTG gACAAATATCAAATGCAAATCACTTTAAGGAACACATTGGCAGTCCAAATCGTAACCGCGAATTGGGTAATCGTCCTCGGTCTGGATTGTGGCAAAGAAAAACTGGTCGCTTTGGCCGTAAAATTAGACCACCAccaccattaaaaattataactgaacTTGCtccaaaaaaattagaaaaagttACATTAGAACTAAGTGCTTTGTTTTGA
- the LOC132919175 gene encoding small ribosomal subunit protein uS12m gives MNVLLQGMKNLVLNKSLGESTRCMASLYQMHKTGPHKKPMFKRNPLGDNPFLKGVILKTLIRKPKKPNSANRKCVLVRLSNGKEMIAYIPGEGHNLQEHNVVLVRNGRCKDLPGVKITCVRGKFDLPHVVKKTQTNS, from the exons ATGAATGTTCTATTACAAGGGATGAAAAATTTAGTACTTAATAAATCAT TGGGAGAGTCGACTAGATGTATGGCATCGCTTTATCAAATGCACAAGACAGGCCCTCATAAAAAACCAATGTTCAAACGGAATCCGTTGGGAGACAATCCATTTTTAAAAGGTGTTATACTGAAAACTCTAATTAGAAAACCAAAGAAACCAAATTCGGCCAATCGAAAGTGTGTCTTGGTGCGATTAAGCAATGGCAAGGAAATGATTGCTTATATACCCGGTGAAGGACACAATCTTCAAGAACACAATGTTGTATTAGTACGTAACGGGCGGTGTAAAGATTTGCCTGGTGTAAAAATAACGTGCGTTAGAGGAAAATTTGATTTACCAcatgttgtaaaaaaaacacaaacaaattCTTaa